A stretch of the Deltaproteobacteria bacterium genome encodes the following:
- a CDS encoding efflux RND transporter periplasmic adaptor subunit, whose amino-acid sequence MDPHAITHASSPQESRRFLWPAVGLLLLGTLLGGSAVWLWMREGGAPRAPTAAPAAKPLYQCPMHPSITSDHPGDCPICGMKLVEVRHGPSAHDGATPPARRAIRFYRSPMDPRQTSPTPRKDEMGMDYLPVYADEAQGAGAPPVPGLAPVTIDPVRQQLLGLRTALVTRGSVAESWRTVGRVQIDPTRVRKTNVKVEGYIERLYVDFVGRRVRRGEPLFSIYSPSLLAAENEYLLALETQVALAKGGARTRDGDTLVASARRKLELWDVPPGELERLERTRTPLRVLTFLSPISGVVTAKNVVQGARVNPGDAPFEITDLGVVWLMADAYETDLSRVRVGMPATLTVQAYPGRTFKGKVAFIDPLLDPKTRTAKVHIHLSNATRTLAPEMFGEVVLEGTKREGLRIPADAVVRSGTQDVVFMALGDGKFEPRVVQLAAKRGDQIEVLKGLTEGEQIVSRANFLVDSESQLRSSLSAIGATRR is encoded by the coding sequence ATGGACCCGCACGCCATCACTCACGCGAGCTCGCCGCAAGAGTCCAGGCGGTTCCTCTGGCCCGCGGTGGGCCTCCTGCTGCTCGGAACCCTTCTCGGGGGGAGCGCGGTCTGGCTATGGATGCGCGAGGGCGGCGCCCCACGCGCTCCCACGGCTGCGCCCGCGGCGAAGCCTCTGTACCAGTGCCCCATGCACCCGTCGATCACCTCCGACCACCCGGGCGACTGCCCGATCTGCGGGATGAAGCTGGTCGAGGTGAGGCACGGCCCGTCCGCCCACGACGGAGCCACGCCGCCAGCAAGGCGCGCGATCCGCTTCTATCGATCGCCCATGGACCCCCGACAGACCTCGCCCACCCCGCGCAAGGACGAGATGGGGATGGACTACCTCCCGGTTTACGCCGACGAGGCCCAAGGGGCGGGAGCCCCACCCGTCCCGGGCCTCGCCCCCGTGACGATCGACCCGGTGCGGCAGCAGCTCCTCGGCCTGCGCACGGCCCTCGTGACCCGCGGCTCCGTCGCGGAGAGCTGGCGCACCGTCGGACGCGTCCAGATCGATCCGACCCGGGTGCGCAAGACCAACGTCAAGGTCGAGGGGTACATCGAACGCCTGTACGTCGATTTCGTCGGGCGGCGCGTCCGGAGGGGCGAGCCGCTGTTCTCGATCTACAGCCCCTCGCTGCTGGCCGCCGAGAACGAGTACCTCCTCGCCCTCGAGACCCAGGTGGCTCTCGCCAAGGGCGGCGCACGGACCCGCGACGGCGACACGCTGGTCGCGTCGGCGCGGCGAAAGCTCGAGCTGTGGGACGTGCCGCCGGGGGAGCTCGAGCGGCTCGAACGAACGCGAACGCCGTTGAGGGTGCTCACCTTCCTGTCCCCCATCTCGGGGGTGGTCACCGCCAAGAACGTGGTCCAGGGCGCGCGCGTCAATCCGGGCGACGCGCCCTTCGAGATCACCGATCTCGGCGTGGTGTGGCTGATGGCCGACGCCTACGAGACGGACCTCTCCCGGGTGCGCGTCGGGATGCCGGCCACGCTGACCGTGCAGGCGTACCCGGGCCGCACCTTCAAAGGTAAGGTCGCGTTCATCGATCCCCTTCTGGACCCCAAGACGCGTACGGCGAAGGTGCACATTCACCTCAGCAACGCGACGCGCACCCTCGCGCCGGAGATGTTCGGCGAGGTGGTGCTCGAAGGGACGAAGCGCGAGGGGCTGCGGATCCCCGCCGACGCCGTGGTGCGCTCGGGCACCCAGGACGTGGTGTTCATGGCTCTCGGCGACGGCAAGTTCGAGCCGCGTGTGGTCCAGCTCGCGGCGAAGCGCGGCGACCAGATCGAGGTGCTGAAGGGCCTCACCGAGGGTGAGCAGATCGTCAGTCGCGCCAACTTCCTCGTGGACTCCGAGTCACAGCTCCGGTCCTCCCTCTCGGCGATTGGAGCGACGCGCCGATGA
- a CDS encoding efflux RND transporter permease subunit, producing MIKRIIRFSAENRYLVIAGTLVTLTIAYWTMRNIPLDALPDLSDTQVIVYSRWDRSPDLLEDQVTYPIITSLLGAPKVKAIRGFSDFGFSYVYVVFEDGTDIYWARTRVLEYLSKITPQLPAGVKTELGPDATSVGWVFQYALVDRSGKHSSDELRSYQDWFLRYAVQSVPGVAEVATVGGQVRQYQITVDPARLAAYKLPLDVVLEAVRRGNQDVGGRLVELGGREYMVRGRGYVKSISDLEKLVLRTEDGTPITVTDVATVALGPEMRRGLADYNGQGDVVGGIVVMRQGENALTVIDRVKAKLAELEPSLPEGVEVITTYDRSDLIERAIHTVKSKLIEEILIVSLIILLFLWHIPSATVPILTIPISVALAFIPMYFMGLNANLMSLAGIAISIGVLVDGAIVEVENAYNKIHLWQAAGRKGDFHRIRLEALLEVGPSVFFSLLVIAVAFMPVFTLVDQEGRLFKPLAYSKNLAMAIAALLAITLDPAMRMLFARIDPFRFKPRPIAWLASRLFVGTYFSEEKHPISRLLHRLYERPCRFVVRHAKATVLVSLAMVGGTLPVYFKLGSEFMPPLREGSLLYMPSAVQPGMSVAEAQKALQVQDKLLMAFPEVKRVFGKAGRANTPTDPAPFSMMETTILLRPESHWRAKPRWYSSWAPEWLRTGLRAFWRDRISEEELIAELDAALRLPGISNAWTMPIKGRLDMLSTGIRTPVGIKISGADLSVIQRVALGIEAAVQKVPETRSVYAERVAGGYFLDFVLDRDRLARHGLSVDDANMMVMTAVGGDNQTTTIEGRERYGVSVRYARAFREDAEALRRVLLPLPGGRGQIPMSEIAEVRLVEGPSMIRDENGLLTGYVYVDFDTSKVDIGGYVERAKQAVASAVRLPAGTSVSWSGQYENMMRVKERLKLVLPLTLVLIFALLYMNTKSSFKAGLVMLAVPFSAVGAIWLLYALDYNVSIAVWVGMIALMGLDAETGVFMLLFLDLSHDAARARGQLKTTGDLVEAIIHGAVKRVRPKAMTVAAAFIGLLPIMWSTGAGADLMKRVAAPMVGGLVTSFLMELLVYPAVYYLWRRKEVVDGPPTPPTPLDEAATSG from the coding sequence ATGATCAAGCGGATCATTCGCTTCTCAGCCGAGAACAGATACCTCGTCATAGCCGGCACTCTGGTCACGCTGACGATCGCGTACTGGACGATGAGGAACATCCCTCTCGACGCGCTGCCCGACCTCTCCGACACCCAGGTGATCGTCTACTCGCGCTGGGACCGCAGCCCCGACCTCCTCGAGGATCAGGTGACCTATCCGATCATCACCTCCCTCCTCGGGGCGCCCAAGGTCAAGGCCATCCGAGGCTTCTCGGACTTCGGCTTCAGCTACGTCTACGTCGTCTTCGAGGACGGCACGGACATCTACTGGGCGCGCACCCGGGTCCTCGAGTACCTCTCCAAGATCACACCCCAGCTTCCTGCGGGGGTGAAGACGGAGCTCGGACCGGACGCCACCAGCGTGGGCTGGGTCTTTCAGTACGCGCTCGTCGATCGCTCAGGCAAGCACTCGAGTGACGAGCTGCGCAGCTATCAGGACTGGTTCCTGCGCTACGCAGTCCAGAGCGTGCCCGGGGTCGCCGAGGTGGCCACCGTCGGCGGTCAAGTGCGGCAGTACCAGATCACCGTCGACCCGGCGCGGCTCGCGGCCTACAAGCTCCCGCTCGACGTGGTGCTCGAGGCCGTCCGGCGAGGCAACCAGGACGTGGGCGGTCGACTGGTCGAGCTGGGCGGACGCGAGTACATGGTGCGCGGTCGCGGCTACGTGAAGTCCATCTCGGATCTCGAGAAGCTGGTCCTCAGAACCGAGGACGGCACGCCGATCACCGTCACGGACGTCGCCACAGTGGCGCTGGGCCCCGAGATGCGTCGCGGCCTCGCCGATTACAACGGGCAGGGCGACGTGGTCGGGGGCATCGTCGTGATGCGGCAGGGCGAGAACGCGCTCACGGTCATCGACCGCGTCAAGGCCAAGCTCGCGGAGCTCGAGCCCTCGCTGCCCGAGGGCGTCGAGGTGATCACGACCTACGACCGCTCCGACCTCATCGAGCGGGCCATCCACACCGTCAAGAGCAAGCTCATCGAGGAGATCCTGATCGTCTCGCTGATCATCTTGCTCTTTCTGTGGCACATCCCGTCGGCCACGGTCCCGATCCTCACCATCCCCATCAGCGTCGCTCTCGCCTTCATCCCCATGTACTTCATGGGGCTCAACGCTAACCTGATGTCCTTGGCCGGCATCGCGATCTCGATCGGCGTGCTCGTCGACGGGGCCATCGTCGAGGTCGAGAACGCCTACAACAAGATCCACCTCTGGCAGGCCGCGGGGAGGAAGGGCGACTTCCACCGGATACGTCTCGAGGCGCTCCTCGAGGTGGGTCCCTCGGTCTTCTTCTCGCTCCTGGTCATCGCCGTGGCCTTCATGCCGGTGTTCACTCTCGTGGATCAGGAAGGCAGGCTCTTCAAGCCGCTGGCTTACTCGAAGAACCTGGCCATGGCGATCGCCGCCCTGCTCGCGATCACGCTCGATCCAGCCATGCGCATGCTCTTTGCGCGCATCGATCCCTTTCGCTTCAAGCCGCGGCCGATCGCCTGGCTCGCCAGTCGGCTCTTCGTGGGCACCTACTTCTCCGAGGAGAAGCACCCCATCAGCCGGCTGCTCCACCGCCTCTACGAGCGCCCGTGCCGCTTCGTTGTCCGACACGCTAAGGCCACGGTGCTGGTCAGCCTCGCGATGGTCGGAGGCACTCTGCCGGTCTACTTCAAGCTCGGCTCTGAGTTCATGCCGCCGCTGCGGGAGGGGTCGCTGCTCTACATGCCGTCGGCGGTCCAGCCCGGAATGTCGGTGGCCGAGGCGCAGAAGGCCCTGCAGGTCCAGGACAAGCTGCTCATGGCCTTTCCGGAGGTGAAGCGCGTCTTCGGCAAGGCCGGGCGCGCGAACACCCCGACCGACCCGGCGCCGTTCTCGATGATGGAGACCACGATCTTGCTCAGGCCCGAATCGCACTGGCGCGCGAAGCCGCGCTGGTACTCGAGCTGGGCGCCCGAGTGGCTCAGGACCGGGCTCCGCGCCTTCTGGCGGGACCGGATCAGCGAGGAGGAGTTGATCGCCGAGCTGGACGCGGCCCTGCGCCTCCCGGGCATCAGCAACGCCTGGACGATGCCGATCAAGGGGCGGCTCGACATGCTCTCGACCGGCATCCGGACTCCCGTGGGCATCAAGATCAGCGGCGCCGATCTGTCGGTGATTCAGCGGGTCGCGCTCGGCATCGAGGCCGCGGTGCAGAAGGTGCCCGAGACGCGCAGCGTCTATGCGGAGCGCGTCGCAGGTGGCTACTTCCTCGACTTCGTTCTCGACCGGGATCGGCTCGCGCGCCACGGCCTCTCCGTGGACGACGCGAACATGATGGTGATGACCGCGGTCGGCGGCGACAACCAGACCACGACCATCGAGGGACGCGAGCGTTACGGCGTAAGCGTTCGTTACGCGCGCGCCTTTCGCGAGGACGCCGAGGCCCTGAGGCGCGTGCTCCTGCCGCTTCCCGGCGGGAGGGGGCAGATACCGATGAGCGAGATCGCGGAGGTACGGCTGGTCGAAGGTCCGTCGATGATTCGCGACGAGAACGGACTGCTCACGGGCTACGTCTACGTGGACTTCGACACCTCGAAGGTGGACATCGGCGGCTACGTCGAGCGCGCCAAGCAGGCCGTGGCCTCCGCAGTACGGCTGCCCGCCGGCACCTCGGTCTCCTGGAGCGGCCAGTACGAGAACATGATGCGCGTGAAGGAGCGGCTCAAGCTGGTCCTTCCGCTGACGCTGGTGCTCATCTTCGCGCTGCTCTACATGAACACCAAGTCCAGCTTCAAGGCCGGGCTGGTGATGCTGGCCGTGCCCTTCTCGGCCGTGGGTGCGATCTGGCTCCTCTACGCGCTGGACTACAACGTCTCGATCGCGGTCTGGGTGGGGATGATCGCGCTCATGGGGCTCGACGCGGAGACCGGAGTGTTCATGTTGCTCTTTCTGGACCTCTCGCACGACGCGGCACGGGCCCGGGGTCAGCTCAAGACCACTGGCGACCTGGTCGAGGCCATCATCCATGGGGCGGTCAAGCGCGTACGCCCGAAGGCCATGACGGTCGCCGCGGCCTTCATCGGCCTGCTGCCCATCATGTGGTCCACCGGCGCCGGGGCCGACCTGATGAAGCGCGTGGCGGCTCCCATGGTCGGTGGGCTGGTGACGTCGTTTCTGATGGAGCTGCTGGTCTACCCGGCGGTCTACTACCTCTGGCGACGCAAGGAGGTGGTGGATGGTCCGCCGACGCCCCCGACGCCCCTCGACGAGGCTGCGACGTCCGGCTGA
- a CDS encoding protein kinase, with protein sequence MTRTHELIGTVLSGRFQVVRVIGQGGMGTVFEAHHTTLPRRYAIKVLRQELAHNRDFVERFRREAIAAARVEHPNVIHISDFGQMESGALYLVMEYLEGIGLDEVLSRNVRLPLNRTLPILAQLADALDHAHRMQVVHRDLKPENILLTDIRDRKDVVKLLDFGIAKVLSPDVYHSSLTSHGQVFGTAEYMSPEQATGEPADGRADLYAVGCLAYELITGNPPFVGPPVTVLQAHVHQAVAPPSTRLKDHPLPPGLDALVLRCLAKDPAKRYQTGAELRQELLRLRAFLFTLGAELTTPPPDTHTHRKVSRKAMAEGWQSLGGRVPELLTAGAVGLAPVAGELAATPAPGPAQPAVDPDELRESLHQVLRELSIALIQAALFPAETSEALERLLVIEEENASLTGTIALAEQNFDRIRFEFGQREKRFRHAIMDLTMARAQVKGRATLDPALAADLQPQIVDLNFQIGELTKRCQELDTERAAQIRELDAEIKRYKEGRLEREQEAAEIYHALLTQVEALRPAAQAEPLPALYARLDEHRAALEAARKQG encoded by the coding sequence GTGACCCGCACCCACGAGCTCATCGGGACCGTCCTCAGCGGTCGATTCCAGGTCGTCCGCGTGATCGGCCAGGGGGGGATGGGGACCGTCTTCGAGGCGCACCACACCACGCTGCCCCGCCGCTACGCGATCAAGGTGCTGCGCCAGGAGCTCGCGCACAACCGCGACTTCGTCGAGCGCTTCCGGCGCGAGGCGATCGCCGCCGCGCGCGTCGAGCATCCGAACGTGATCCACATCTCCGACTTCGGCCAGATGGAGTCGGGGGCGCTCTACCTGGTGATGGAGTACCTCGAGGGGATCGGCCTCGACGAGGTCCTCTCGCGCAACGTGCGCCTGCCGCTGAACCGCACGCTGCCGATCCTGGCGCAGCTCGCCGACGCGCTCGACCACGCGCACCGCATGCAGGTCGTGCACCGCGACCTCAAGCCCGAGAACATCCTCCTCACCGACATCCGCGACCGCAAGGACGTGGTGAAGCTGCTCGACTTCGGCATCGCGAAGGTGCTGAGCCCCGACGTCTACCACAGCTCGCTGACCAGCCACGGGCAGGTCTTCGGCACGGCCGAGTACATGTCGCCCGAGCAGGCCACGGGCGAGCCGGCCGACGGGCGCGCGGACCTCTACGCCGTCGGGTGTCTGGCCTACGAGCTGATCACCGGCAACCCGCCTTTCGTCGGGCCGCCGGTCACGGTGCTTCAGGCGCACGTGCACCAGGCGGTCGCACCCCCCTCGACGCGGCTGAAGGACCACCCGCTGCCGCCGGGGCTCGACGCGCTCGTCTTGCGCTGCCTGGCGAAGGACCCGGCCAAGCGCTACCAGACCGGCGCCGAGCTTCGTCAGGAGCTGCTGCGCCTGCGCGCCTTCCTCTTCACGCTGGGGGCCGAGCTGACCACGCCGCCCCCCGACACGCACACCCATCGCAAGGTCTCGCGCAAGGCCATGGCCGAGGGGTGGCAGAGCCTCGGCGGGCGCGTCCCCGAGCTGCTCACCGCGGGCGCCGTGGGGCTTGCGCCCGTGGCGGGCGAGCTCGCCGCGACGCCTGCCCCCGGTCCGGCGCAACCGGCGGTGGACCCCGACGAGCTGCGCGAGAGCCTGCACCAGGTGCTGCGCGAGCTCTCCATCGCGCTGATCCAGGCGGCGCTCTTTCCGGCCGAGACCAGCGAGGCCCTCGAGCGGCTGCTCGTGATCGAGGAGGAGAACGCGTCGCTCACGGGGACCATCGCCCTCGCCGAGCAGAACTTCGACCGCATTCGCTTCGAGTTCGGCCAGCGCGAGAAGCGGTTCCGCCACGCGATCATGGACCTGACCATGGCGCGGGCGCAGGTGAAGGGGCGCGCCACGCTCGACCCGGCGCTCGCCGCCGACCTCCAGCCGCAGATCGTGGACCTGAACTTCCAGATCGGCGAGCTGACCAAGCGCTGCCAGGAGCTCGACACCGAGCGCGCGGCGCAGATCCGCGAGCTCGACGCCGAGATCAAACGCTACAAGGAAGGGCGGCTCGAGCGCGAACAGGAAGCGGCCGAGATCTACCACGCCCTCCTCACGCAGGTGGAGGCGCTGCGCCCCGCCGCGCAGGCCGAGCCCCTCCCCGCCCTCTACGCGCGCCTCGACGAGCACCGCGCGGCCCTCGAGGCGGCGCGCAAGCAGGGGTAG
- a CDS encoding PASTA domain-containing protein, with product MHTGKTVFVALVTSMIASTAFYFGLRTLTQARGARYVQVPPLVGLTEAQARQLLEDKALELAVGEQREDERGLPGRVLSQMPAPGGELTKRGQVVVVLSKGPSRAAVPTLMGMNQALALQRVSLAGLQVGRIVRRPSDSAPKDTVMATTPASGVQLERGGLVNLEVSDGGRPVVVPRVVGLGLRKAKGALQAAGLSPGTVRFAFDEDKRGGVVLRQSPAADAAVARGTAVELVVNESE from the coding sequence ATGCACACCGGCAAGACCGTCTTCGTCGCCCTCGTGACGTCGATGATCGCCAGCACGGCCTTCTACTTCGGCCTGCGCACGCTGACGCAGGCCCGGGGCGCGCGCTACGTGCAGGTGCCGCCGCTGGTCGGGCTCACGGAGGCGCAGGCGCGCCAGCTCCTCGAGGACAAGGCGCTCGAGCTGGCGGTCGGCGAGCAACGCGAGGACGAGCGCGGTCTCCCCGGGCGGGTGCTGAGCCAGATGCCCGCCCCGGGGGGCGAGCTCACGAAGCGGGGTCAGGTCGTGGTGGTGCTCTCCAAGGGCCCGTCCAGGGCGGCGGTGCCGACGCTGATGGGGATGAACCAGGCCCTCGCCCTGCAGCGCGTGAGCCTGGCCGGCCTGCAGGTCGGGCGCATCGTGCGGCGACCGAGCGACTCGGCGCCGAAGGACACCGTGATGGCCACCACCCCCGCGAGCGGCGTACAGCTCGAGCGCGGCGGGCTCGTCAACCTCGAGGTCTCCGACGGCGGGCGCCCGGTCGTCGTGCCGCGCGTGGTGGGGCTCGGGCTGCGCAAGGCCAAGGGGGCGCTGCAGGCGGCGGGGCTGAGCCCGGGGACCGTGCGCTTCGCTTTCGACGAGGACAAGCGCGGAGGCGTGGTGCTGCGACAGAGCCCTGCAGCCGATGCCGCCGTCGCGCGCGGCACCGCGGTCGAGCTCGTCGTCAACGAGAGCGAGTGA
- a CDS encoding insulinase family protein, with product MRPSVSLFLTALLGLAPVDAVRAAPVSNASHAVKVELKVWQLANGLQVIFCPHRKVPAVTVQLWYHVGSKDERVGVRGVAHMFEHMMFKGSRHVRPEEHARMISAVGGNTNAFTSEDVTAYHNTLPRQYLDFALRLEADRMRHFVLTDQTIASEREVVKEEKRLRLENSPIGRSLEAIHALSFTRHSYAWTPAGEIADLNQTKKDFYQRFYDTYYVPNNATLIVVGDVDEQEVRKSVARYFDPVPKGKAPPRVSLVEPAQTALREKRADWPSQLNVVLGAYHIPEAKHPDFLPLQVLSTILSGGRASRLYQTIVRKGKLALEAGGFAMPREHPGLFFVYGVGLPNHDLEKLRAALFAELSRVTKSGVTAKELEKAKNQLATQHLRGLRTLYGLAYQIGMSTYLEGDPGAFLTEVKRLERVTTKDVQRVAGTYLTDANLNLLLLPASSAKAKGGAR from the coding sequence ATGCGCCCGTCGGTCTCGCTCTTCCTCACGGCCCTGCTCGGGCTCGCACCGGTCGACGCGGTGCGCGCCGCGCCCGTCTCGAACGCCTCGCACGCGGTGAAGGTAGAGCTGAAAGTGTGGCAGCTCGCCAACGGGCTGCAGGTCATCTTCTGCCCGCACCGCAAGGTCCCGGCCGTCACGGTCCAGCTCTGGTACCACGTGGGGTCCAAGGACGAGCGCGTGGGGGTCCGCGGCGTGGCTCACATGTTCGAGCACATGATGTTCAAGGGCTCGCGGCACGTGCGCCCCGAGGAGCACGCCCGCATGATCTCGGCCGTGGGGGGCAACACCAACGCCTTCACCTCGGAGGACGTGACGGCCTATCACAACACGCTGCCCCGCCAGTACCTGGACTTCGCGCTCCGGCTCGAGGCGGACCGCATGCGCCACTTCGTGCTGACCGATCAGACGATCGCCAGCGAGCGCGAGGTGGTGAAGGAGGAGAAGCGCCTGCGGCTCGAGAACAGCCCCATCGGGCGCTCTCTCGAGGCGATCCACGCCCTCTCCTTCACGCGGCACTCGTACGCCTGGACCCCGGCCGGTGAGATCGCCGACCTCAACCAGACCAAGAAGGACTTCTACCAGCGCTTCTACGACACCTACTACGTGCCGAACAACGCCACGCTGATCGTGGTGGGGGACGTGGACGAGCAGGAGGTGCGAAAGAGCGTCGCGCGCTACTTCGACCCGGTTCCGAAGGGCAAGGCCCCGCCGCGCGTCTCGCTGGTCGAGCCGGCCCAGACGGCGCTGCGCGAGAAGCGCGCCGACTGGCCCTCGCAGCTCAACGTGGTCCTCGGCGCCTACCACATCCCCGAGGCCAAACACCCCGATTTCCTGCCGCTGCAGGTGCTCTCCACGATCCTTTCGGGGGGGCGCGCCTCGCGCCTCTACCAGACCATCGTGCGCAAAGGAAAGCTCGCGCTCGAGGCGGGCGGCTTCGCCATGCCGCGCGAGCACCCGGGGCTCTTCTTCGTCTACGGCGTGGGGCTGCCGAACCACGACCTGGAGAAGCTGCGCGCCGCGCTCTTCGCGGAGCTCTCCCGCGTGACGAAGAGCGGCGTGACGGCCAAGGAGCTCGAGAAGGCCAAGAACCAGCTCGCCACGCAGCACCTGCGCGGCCTGCGCACCCTCTACGGCCTGGCCTACCAGATCGGCATGTCGACCTACCTCGAGGGCGATCCGGGCGCCTTCCTGACGGAGGTGAAGCGGCTCGAGCGGGTCACGACGAAGGACGTGCAGCGCGTGGCGGGGACCTACCTCACCGACGCGAACCTGAACCTCCTCTTGCTCCCCGCGAGCTCCGCCAAGGCCAAGGGAGGTGCGCGATGA
- a CDS encoding insulinase family protein: MKRLGLLLGVAAALACRPTLAPTPQPLKDLRPITRPVAAAPQDPWAGRKDLIPTPELRPAAALTLPSLERYKLPNGLSVLLLPDPHLPWATVQVLVRAGSIDDPADRVGLADFVAEMLRHGTKRLSADQIAETVEATGAQLTSNAGYEFTSVSCGGRSQNLELCLRMVADLLVAPSFPEKEMAEVRDRYKGSVREARDDPDTLAELHFNNLLYGDDHPAGRPLTNEGLDRITRKDLLAFHRARYVPGQALLAVSGDFDGGKLKTQLAALFRRWRAAETEKVARTPVKDPAPGLKVLLVDKPDLTQCFFALGHAGIPVGHPDRDAVKLMNYVLGGGGFSSRLMQVVRAEGGKTYGISSRFNASTTDGSFLVASFTRNAEIVATLKLVQRELGRMHEKPPTAEEIKAAKGRIVGGYAMEFQTAAQLASSLAEAQLRGLPDAYITELPLRVDRLSPQEIAAAGTKHLRPGRLVVSLVGKAAEVAPLLKAAGIPFTQLSYLDPISARERREKKERGSAEVTPAQRKAARAVLERAARTMGGLKRLSAVRALRLAGKVKMGPMEGEYTELVQPPDRLRIALTMEKRMQLVMVLDGDKVFAQTTGGKRQTLPPHKVRELKTDLWRGAVLVVRNALGEGVAARPVEEGPLAQDKARVAIEVTPAGLEPTTLVFERKSHRLVEIRYRTSTGEERTVELGDHRKVAGLLIPHRLSSKGGRMPQSTTFTKVELNPTVGTTDFGVEK; encoded by the coding sequence ATGAAGCGCCTCGGTCTTCTCCTCGGAGTCGCCGCCGCGCTGGCCTGCCGCCCGACGCTGGCCCCGACCCCCCAGCCGCTCAAGGACCTCAGGCCCATCACGCGGCCCGTCGCCGCCGCGCCGCAAGACCCTTGGGCCGGCCGCAAGGACCTCATCCCCACCCCGGAGCTGCGCCCGGCCGCCGCGCTCACGCTTCCGTCGCTCGAGCGCTACAAGCTGCCGAACGGCCTGTCGGTGCTGCTCCTCCCCGACCCGCACCTCCCGTGGGCCACAGTGCAGGTCCTCGTGCGCGCCGGCTCGATCGATGACCCCGCCGACCGCGTGGGCCTGGCGGACTTCGTGGCCGAGATGCTCCGCCACGGGACGAAGCGCCTCTCGGCCGATCAGATCGCCGAGACCGTCGAGGCCACGGGGGCGCAGCTCACCTCCAACGCGGGCTACGAGTTCACGAGCGTGAGCTGCGGCGGTCGCAGCCAGAATCTCGAGCTCTGCCTGCGCATGGTGGCCGACCTGCTCGTCGCGCCCTCCTTCCCCGAGAAGGAGATGGCCGAGGTGCGCGACCGCTACAAGGGCTCCGTGCGCGAGGCCCGCGACGACCCGGACACGCTGGCCGAGCTGCACTTCAACAATCTCCTCTACGGCGACGACCACCCCGCGGGGCGGCCCCTCACGAACGAGGGCCTGGACCGCATCACGCGCAAGGACCTCTTGGCCTTCCACCGCGCGCGCTACGTGCCCGGCCAGGCGCTCCTCGCCGTCTCGGGCGACTTCGACGGCGGAAAGCTCAAGACCCAGCTCGCGGCCCTCTTCCGCCGCTGGCGCGCCGCCGAGACGGAGAAGGTCGCGCGCACGCCGGTCAAGGACCCGGCCCCCGGGCTGAAGGTCCTGCTCGTGGACAAGCCCGACCTGACCCAGTGCTTCTTCGCCCTGGGGCACGCGGGGATCCCGGTCGGCCACCCGGACCGCGACGCGGTGAAGCTCATGAACTACGTGCTCGGCGGGGGCGGCTTCAGCTCGCGGCTGATGCAGGTCGTGCGCGCCGAGGGAGGCAAGACCTACGGTATCAGCAGCCGCTTCAACGCCTCGACCACGGACGGGTCGTTCCTGGTGGCCAGCTTCACGCGCAACGCCGAGATCGTCGCCACGCTCAAGCTCGTCCAGCGCGAGCTCGGCCGGATGCACGAGAAGCCCCCCACGGCCGAGGAGATCAAGGCCGCGAAGGGGCGCATCGTGGGTGGCTACGCGATGGAGTTCCAGACCGCGGCGCAGCTCGCGAGCTCACTCGCCGAGGCGCAGCTCCGCGGGCTGCCCGACGCCTACATCACGGAGCTCCCGCTGCGCGTGGACCGGCTCTCGCCGCAGGAGATCGCCGCGGCCGGGACGAAGCACCTCCGGCCCGGGCGCCTCGTGGTGAGCCTGGTGGGCAAGGCCGCCGAGGTGGCTCCGCTGCTCAAGGCCGCGGGGATCCCCTTCACGCAGCTCTCGTACCTCGACCCGATCAGCGCGCGCGAGCGGCGCGAGAAGAAGGAGCGCGGCAGCGCCGAGGTGACCCCCGCGCAGCGCAAGGCGGCTCGCGCGGTCCTCGAGCGGGCGGCCCGCACCATGGGGGGCCTCAAGCGGCTCTCGGCGGTCCGCGCCCTGCGCCTCGCGGGCAAGGTGAAGATGGGCCCCATGGAGGGGGAGTACACCGAGCTCGTACAGCCCCCCGACCGGCTGCGCATCGCGCTGACGATGGAGAAGCGCATGCAGCTCGTGATGGTGCTCGACGGGGACAAGGTCTTCGCGCAGACCACCGGCGGCAAGCGGCAGACGCTGCCCCCGCACAAGGTGCGCGAGCTGAAGACCGACCTCTGGCGCGGCGCCGTGCTGGTGGTGCGGAACGCCCTCGGCGAGGGGGTCGCCGCGAGGCCCGTCGAGGAGGGCCCGCTCGCGCAGGACAAGGCGCGCGTGGCCATCGAGGTGACGCCGGCCGGTCTCGAGCCCACCACGCTGGTCTTCGAGCGGAAGAGCCACCGGCTGGTCGAGATCCGCTATCGCACGAGCACCGGGGAGGAGCGCACGGTCGAACTCGGTGACCACCGCAAGGTGGCGGGCCTCCTCATTCCGCACCGCCTCTCGAGCAAGGGGGGACGCATGCCGCAGAGCACGACGTTCACCAAGGTCGAGCTCAACCCGACGGTCGGCACCACCGACTTCGGCGTGGAGAAGTAG